The Thomasclavelia ramosa DSM 1402 genome includes a region encoding these proteins:
- a CDS encoding magnesium transporter CorA family protein produces MLEFYKTFGTETKKIDKPEPGSWISAIAPTEEEKNYLIEEMGILPEFVKSSLDAEESSHIDYDEDYNQTLVIVDYPSAEEVEDGYDKNMLQYTTLPLGIVIMKGYVVTISLYENLNIDDMAQGRIKGVNTDLKTRFLLLLLLRISQRYLIYLRQIDRISSRTEQRLHKSMQNKELIQMLGLEKSLVYFSTSLKTDEITLNKIMRGKAIKLYDEDQDLLDDVLIEIHQAIEMCNIYSNILSGTMDAFASVISNNLNIVMKVLTVITIVMAIPNIIFSFYGMNVAGLPFPQWWFPTGLAIVACIIATIIFIKKDMFH; encoded by the coding sequence ATGTTAGAATTTTACAAAACTTTTGGAACTGAAACAAAAAAGATCGATAAACCAGAACCAGGCAGCTGGATCAGCGCTATTGCTCCAACTGAAGAAGAAAAAAACTATTTGATTGAAGAAATGGGAATTCTACCGGAATTTGTTAAATCTTCATTAGATGCTGAAGAAAGCTCGCATATCGACTATGACGAAGATTATAATCAGACTCTAGTAATCGTTGACTATCCTAGTGCTGAAGAAGTAGAAGATGGTTACGATAAAAATATGTTACAATATACGACATTGCCCTTAGGTATTGTGATCATGAAAGGATACGTTGTTACCATTTCCTTATATGAAAACTTAAATATCGATGATATGGCACAAGGTCGGATCAAAGGTGTCAATACTGATTTAAAAACAAGATTTTTATTACTATTATTATTACGAATTTCTCAACGATATTTAATTTATCTGCGCCAAATTGATCGGATCTCTTCTCGAACTGAACAAAGATTACACAAATCAATGCAAAATAAAGAATTGATTCAAATGTTAGGACTAGAAAAATCATTAGTATATTTTTCTACCTCATTAAAAACGGACGAAATAACATTAAATAAAATTATGCGTGGGAAAGCTATTAAATTATATGATGAAGATCAAGACCTATTAGATGACGTTTTGATTGAAATCCATCAGGCAATTGAAATGTGTAATATCTATTCAAATATTTTATCAGGAACAATGGATGCATTTGCTTCAGTTATTTCCAATAACCTGAATATTGTTATGAAAGTATTAACAGTTATTACGATCGTTATGGCTATTCCAAATATTATTTTCAGTTTTTATGGAATGAATGTTGCAGGTTTACCATTTCCACAATGGTGGTTCCCAACGGGACTAGCAATAGTTGCCTGTATTATCGCCACAATTATTTTCATCAAAAAAGATATGTTTCATTAA
- a CDS encoding LysR family transcriptional regulator encodes MEIRTLQYFLTIAREESISGAAEYLHVTQPTLSRQMKELEEELGKQLFIRGKRRITLTDEGMILRKRAEEILGLVERAEAEVKANEELLTGDIYLGCGESEGMRPIAKTIATMLEKYPHVKFHLHSGKAEEVMEKIDAGVLDFGIVIEPVDLNKYDYLRLPYSNVWGILMKRDSTLASLDKITPDDLRGKPLLCSNQGMVKNELAGWIGGNQRKLNIVGTYNLLFNASLIVEEGNLYALCLDKIFNSNNSSLCFRPLEPKLEANMLIIWKKYQLFTKSAETFLNMIKDNIT; translated from the coding sequence ATGGAAATTAGAACACTACAATATTTTCTTACCATCGCAAGGGAAGAAAGTATTTCTGGGGCAGCTGAATATCTACATGTAACGCAGCCAACATTATCAAGACAAATGAAAGAGTTAGAAGAAGAATTAGGAAAACAATTATTTATCCGGGGAAAACGTCGTATTACTTTGACTGATGAAGGCATGATCTTAAGAAAACGGGCAGAAGAAATTCTTGGGCTTGTTGAAAGGGCAGAAGCTGAAGTCAAAGCTAATGAAGAACTATTAACAGGTGATATTTATCTAGGATGTGGTGAGAGTGAAGGAATGCGTCCGATTGCCAAGACAATTGCAACGATGTTGGAAAAATACCCTCATGTAAAATTTCATTTGCATAGTGGAAAAGCTGAAGAGGTAATGGAAAAAATTGATGCTGGAGTTCTAGATTTTGGAATCGTTATTGAGCCTGTTGATTTAAATAAGTACGATTATTTAAGGCTTCCTTATAGCAATGTTTGGGGGATTTTAATGAAGCGGGATAGTACTCTAGCATCACTTGACAAAATAACCCCTGATGATCTACGTGGAAAACCTCTTCTTTGTTCAAATCAAGGGATGGTAAAAAATGAATTAGCTGGATGGATTGGTGGAAATCAAAGGAAATTAAATATTGTGGGAACTTATAATTTATTATTTAATGCATCTTTAATAGTTGAAGAAGGAAATTTATATGCTTTATGCTTAGATAAAATTTTTAATTCTAATAACAGTTCATTATGCTTTAGACCACTTGAACCAAAATTAGAAGCGAATATGCTAATAATTTGGAAAAAATACCAACTCTTTACCAAAAGTGCTGAAACATTTTTAAATATGATAAAAGATAATATTACATAA
- a CDS encoding class I SAM-dependent rRNA methyltransferase, whose amino-acid sequence MKRKYPKVIISEEGEKWLDKGQMWMYRNNAVNIDETIENGALVDIITTTGRYLGTGFISKNSHITVRILSKDINEIFDRNFFKRRIQFAYDFRKTVEKENLTNCRLVFGEADELPGLTVDRYNDILVCQISSYGLDKIKDMIYEILLEVLTEDGQDVKGIYERNDIKVRAKEGLPLEKGYWRNINLPTTTIINENGINLSVDVENGQKTGYFLDQKANRVLLRNIAYGKKVLDCFSHTGGFALNAAYGKAKEVVAVDVSQTALDQGYANAKLNNLQGCISFVKDDVFDYLDKCKKGQFDIIVLDPPAFTKSRRTVDHAYNGYKKINMKAMKLLGRGGYLITCSCSRFMETDNFEKMLRESAHEAGVTLKQVSVTQQNPDHPILWTMEETSYLKFYIFQII is encoded by the coding sequence ATGAAAAGAAAATATCCTAAGGTCATTATATCTGAAGAAGGAGAAAAATGGCTTGATAAAGGTCAGATGTGGATGTATAGAAATAATGCTGTTAATATTGATGAAACAATTGAAAATGGAGCGTTGGTAGATATCATTACTACTACTGGCCGTTACCTTGGAACAGGTTTTATTTCTAAAAATAGTCACATTACGGTAAGAATTTTATCTAAAGATATAAATGAAATATTTGATCGAAACTTTTTTAAGCGAAGAATACAATTTGCTTATGACTTTCGCAAGACAGTAGAAAAAGAAAATTTAACTAATTGTCGTTTGGTTTTTGGAGAAGCAGATGAACTGCCGGGATTAACAGTTGATCGCTATAATGATATTTTAGTTTGCCAAATTAGTTCATACGGATTAGATAAAATCAAAGATATGATCTATGAAATATTACTAGAGGTTTTAACAGAAGATGGGCAAGATGTTAAAGGTATCTATGAAAGAAATGATATTAAGGTTAGAGCAAAAGAAGGACTGCCTTTAGAAAAAGGATATTGGAGAAATATTAATTTACCGACAACGACGATTATTAATGAAAATGGAATCAATTTAAGTGTTGATGTTGAAAATGGTCAAAAAACAGGTTACTTTTTAGATCAAAAAGCAAATCGTGTTTTACTTAGAAATATAGCGTATGGAAAAAAAGTTTTGGATTGCTTTAGTCATACTGGGGGCTTTGCATTAAATGCGGCTTATGGTAAAGCTAAAGAAGTGGTTGCAGTAGATGTATCACAAACTGCTCTTGATCAGGGATATGCTAATGCTAAACTAAATAATTTACAAGGATGTATTTCTTTTGTAAAAGATGATGTTTTTGACTATCTAGATAAATGTAAAAAGGGACAGTTTGATATTATTGTTTTAGATCCACCTGCTTTTACGAAATCGAGAAGAACGGTAGATCATGCTTATAATGGTTATAAGAAAATCAATATGAAAGCAATGAAATTATTAGGCAGAGGTGGATACTTAATTACATGTAGTTGTTCACGTTTTATGGAGACTGATAATTTTGAAAAGATGCTTCGTGAATCAGCGCATGAGGCTGGAGTAACCCTTAAACAAGTATCAGTTACTCAACAAAACCCAGACCATCCAATTTTATGGACAATGGAAGAAACGTCATATTTAAAATTTTATATTTTTCAAATTATTTAG
- the abc-f gene encoding ribosomal protection-like ABC-F family protein: MIEIGMHKIYKNFGYKQVLKDINFEILTGDRVGIVGKNGSGKSTVFKMIMKKEFPDTGNITIRKQATIGYLEQIPTISDNDITVKDMLMSSFFEIHAIEQRMRALEQDMMHNNVDEAILNKYAKIQDQYIALGGYEVEEKLNKVITGFKLHSILDKPFAILSGGQKTIINLAQLILTEPDILLLDEPTNHLDITMLEWLENYLNKYRGTIVIISHDRYFLDRVTNKTILLDNSENRLFHGNYSYTLKEQERLLLQEFEQYKTQQKKIEAIKASIKRYRDWGNQGDNEKFFKKAKELEKRLEKMEILDKPQLEKKKLPLNFLGERSSKEVLKVIDFGISFNNLSLFSKVNFTLYYQEKTVLLGNNGSGKTSFIKALLGNLNNYQGELKMAETVLIGYIPQEINFINNNDSILQTFCHEYPCLEGEARGILAKYSFYQDQVFKRVGNLSGGEKVLLKMAILMQHKVNLLILDEPTNHIDIETREILEDALSNYSGTLLFVSHDRYFIDKLAQRKLVIENNTINSVYCDYK; this comes from the coding sequence ATGATTGAAATAGGAATGCATAAAATTTATAAAAATTTTGGTTATAAACAAGTATTAAAAGATATTAATTTTGAGATTTTAACTGGTGATCGTGTGGGAATTGTAGGCAAAAATGGTAGTGGCAAATCTACAGTGTTTAAAATGATCATGAAAAAAGAATTCCCTGATACAGGAAATATTACTATTCGCAAACAAGCTACTATTGGCTATTTAGAACAAATTCCAACAATCAGTGATAATGATATAACAGTAAAAGATATGCTGATGTCATCTTTTTTCGAAATTCATGCTATTGAACAACGAATGCGAGCACTTGAACAAGATATGATGCATAATAATGTCGATGAAGCGATATTAAACAAATATGCTAAAATACAAGATCAATACATAGCCCTGGGCGGCTATGAAGTTGAAGAAAAACTAAACAAAGTCATTACCGGCTTTAAATTGCATAGTATTTTAGATAAGCCGTTTGCTATCTTGAGCGGTGGTCAAAAAACAATTATTAATTTAGCCCAATTAATTTTAACTGAACCTGATATCTTATTATTAGATGAACCAACTAATCATTTAGATATTACAATGTTAGAATGGCTAGAAAATTATTTAAATAAGTATCGTGGGACTATTGTGATTATTTCACATGATCGCTATTTTTTGGATCGAGTAACTAATAAAACTATTCTTTTAGATAACAGTGAAAATCGTTTATTCCACGGTAATTACTCATACACCTTAAAAGAACAAGAAAGATTATTATTACAAGAATTTGAACAATACAAAACTCAACAGAAGAAAATCGAAGCAATAAAAGCTTCTATCAAGCGTTATCGAGATTGGGGTAATCAAGGTGATAATGAAAAATTCTTTAAAAAAGCCAAAGAATTAGAAAAACGTTTAGAAAAGATGGAAATCCTCGATAAACCACAATTAGAAAAAAAGAAACTGCCACTTAACTTTTTGGGTGAACGCAGTAGCAAAGAAGTGCTTAAAGTCATTGATTTTGGAATATCTTTTAATAATCTATCTTTATTTTCAAAAGTGAATTTTACACTTTATTATCAGGAAAAAACAGTCCTACTAGGAAATAATGGTTCAGGTAAAACATCATTTATTAAAGCTCTTCTTGGAAACCTTAATAATTATCAAGGTGAGTTAAAAATGGCGGAAACAGTCTTAATTGGATATATACCTCAAGAAATAAATTTTATCAATAACAATGATTCAATTCTTCAAACATTTTGTCATGAATATCCTTGTTTGGAAGGTGAGGCTAGAGGGATTCTAGCTAAATATTCTTTTTATCAAGATCAGGTTTTCAAACGAGTAGGAAACTTATCTGGTGGTGAAAAAGTATTATTAAAAATGGCTATTTTAATGCAACATAAAGTCAACTTATTAATTTTAGATGAACCAACTAATCATATTGATATTGAAACTCGTGAAATTTTAGAAGATGCACTTTCAAATTATTCAGGAACATTATTATTTGTATCACACGATCGTTATTTCATCGACAAACTAGCTCAACGTAAATTAGTTATCGAAAATAATACAATCAACAGTGTTTATTGTGACTACAAATAA
- a CDS encoding aldo/keto reductase, translating to MEYIQLNNGIKMPSIGFGVYQIPLLMTKQCVLDALAIGYRHIDTARNYGNEREVGEALIDSGISRAEIFLTTKIYGADSYRQACQYIDEALNKLQTKYIDLMLFHWPSGNITETYRAMEDYYKAGKLKAIGLSNFFIHDFNTVISSCTIIPMVNQVEAHIFHQRKVFQKDMNQYGIKLEAWSPLACGKNNIFGNLILEKIAKSHRKSTAQVALRFLNQKGIAIIPKSIHKDRIKENWEIFDFELTNDEMKEIELLDCDCSLFSWYE from the coding sequence ATGGAATATATACAATTAAATAATGGTATTAAAATGCCAAGTATAGGCTTTGGTGTATACCAAATTCCATTATTAATGACAAAGCAATGTGTCTTAGATGCTTTAGCAATTGGGTATCGACATATTGATACCGCAAGGAACTATGGTAATGAAAGAGAAGTTGGAGAGGCGCTTATAGATTCAGGTATTTCGAGAGCTGAAATCTTTCTAACAACTAAGATATATGGGGCTGATAGTTATCGTCAAGCATGTCAGTATATTGATGAAGCGTTAAATAAATTACAGACAAAATACATTGATTTAATGTTGTTTCATTGGCCATCTGGAAATATAACAGAAACATATCGAGCGATGGAAGATTATTATAAGGCCGGCAAGTTAAAAGCGATTGGCTTATCAAATTTTTTTATTCATGATTTTAATACTGTTATTAGTTCATGTACAATAATTCCTATGGTCAATCAAGTTGAAGCACATATTTTTCATCAAAGAAAAGTTTTTCAAAAAGATATGAACCAATATGGAATCAAGCTTGAAGCGTGGTCACCACTGGCATGTGGAAAAAATAATATCTTTGGCAATTTAATATTAGAAAAAATAGCTAAATCACATCGTAAATCAACAGCTCAGGTTGCTTTAAGATTTTTAAATCAAAAAGGTATTGCGATTATACCTAAATCGATCCATAAAGATAGAATAAAGGAAAATTGGGAGATTTTTGATTTTGAATTAACAAATGATGAAATGAAAGAAATTGAATTATTAGATTGTGATTGTAGCTTATTTAGCTGGTATGAATAA
- a CDS encoding AEC family transporter, giving the protein MAALTTLFPVFFMLALGFIARVKGWITLEQKNGANAIIFKILFPILVLNLMCTATIETDHIKIIGYVFGVYLLALVAGKLLAPLAGKKYAHFSPYLLTVVEGGNVALPLYLSIVGKSSNTVIFDIAGTVIAFIVFPVLIAKEAATGSSMKEMIKSIFTNSFVIAVIVGLVLNFTGIYDLLIASQFGEMITGTLSQATTPIVSMILFILGYDLNVDKKTLVPILKLMGIKIVYYAMVIAGFFILFPAQMADKTFMMAPIIYFMCPTGFGLMPVIAPLYKDEDDASFTSAFVSIFMIITLIVYTLVVIFIA; this is encoded by the coding sequence ATGGCAGCTTTAACAACGTTATTTCCAGTATTTTTTATGCTGGCACTAGGCTTTATCGCACGAGTAAAGGGATGGATCACACTTGAACAGAAAAATGGAGCTAATGCAATAATATTTAAAATTTTATTTCCTATTTTAGTCCTTAATTTGATGTGTACAGCAACGATTGAAACAGACCATATTAAAATTATTGGTTATGTTTTTGGTGTTTACCTTCTAGCTTTAGTTGCAGGTAAATTACTTGCACCACTTGCGGGCAAGAAATATGCTCATTTTTCACCTTATTTACTTACAGTAGTAGAGGGAGGAAATGTGGCATTACCGTTATATCTTTCTATTGTTGGAAAATCTAGTAATACTGTTATTTTTGATATTGCTGGAACAGTTATTGCTTTTATTGTTTTTCCAGTTTTAATAGCTAAAGAAGCGGCAACAGGTTCTTCAATGAAAGAGATGATTAAAAGTATTTTTACAAATTCTTTTGTTATTGCTGTGATTGTCGGTCTTGTTTTGAATTTTACGGGGATTTATGATTTACTGATAGCATCGCAATTTGGTGAAATGATTACAGGAACATTATCACAAGCCACAACACCGATCGTTTCAATGATTTTATTTATTTTAGGCTATGATTTAAATGTTGATAAAAAAACATTAGTACCGATTCTTAAGTTAATGGGAATTAAAATTGTTTATTATGCGATGGTTATTGCGGGATTCTTTATTTTATTTCCTGCCCAAATGGCCGATAAGACTTTTATGATGGCTCCAATTATCTATTTTATGTGTCCCACTGGATTTGGATTGATGCCTGTTATTGCCCCATTATATAAAGATGAAGATGATGCCTCATTTACAAGTGCCTTTGTTTCTATCTTTATGATTATTACACTGATCGTCTATACTTTGGTTGTTATTTTTATTGCTTAA
- a CDS encoding aldo/keto reductase: MILKENYKLNNGVEIPKLGLGTWEIADNKVADAVKKAVKLGYRHIDTAQGYENENGVGIGIKTCGVERENLFITTKIQADFKTYEEARRSIIDSLKRLELEYIDLMIIHAPQPWTKFREENHYFKENIDVWKALEEFYKMGKIRAIGLSNFEIVDIENILNNCEIKPAVNQILAHISNTPFDIINYCQAHDILVEAYSPVGHGEMLKNNEVKLIADKYGVTIPQLCIKYCLQLDTLPLPKTADPGHMQNNADLDFIISDEDMMLLKNINKIKNYGEFSVFPVYGKI, encoded by the coding sequence ATGATCTTAAAGGAAAATTATAAATTAAATAATGGGGTAGAAATACCTAAATTAGGGTTAGGAACTTGGGAAATTGCTGATAATAAAGTAGCTGATGCAGTAAAGAAAGCTGTTAAACTAGGGTATCGCCATATCGATACTGCCCAAGGATATGAGAATGAAAATGGTGTTGGAATTGGAATTAAAACTTGTGGTGTTGAGCGAGAGAATCTTTTTATAACAACAAAGATTCAAGCAGATTTTAAAACATATGAAGAAGCGAGACGATCTATTATTGATTCATTAAAGAGATTAGAGCTTGAATATATTGATTTAATGATCATTCATGCACCACAACCATGGACAAAATTTAGAGAAGAAAATCATTATTTTAAAGAAAATATAGATGTTTGGAAAGCACTGGAAGAGTTTTATAAAATGGGGAAAATTAGAGCAATCGGTTTATCAAATTTTGAAATCGTAGATATTGAAAACATTTTAAATAATTGTGAAATAAAACCTGCGGTTAATCAAATTTTGGCACATATTTCTAATACCCCATTTGATATAATTAATTATTGTCAAGCACATGATATTTTAGTTGAAGCTTATTCACCAGTAGGTCATGGAGAAATGTTAAAAAATAATGAAGTTAAATTAATTGCTGATAAATATGGGGTTACAATTCCTCAATTGTGTATTAAGTATTGTTTACAGTTAGATACCTTACCACTACCTAAAACTGCTGATCCAGGACATATGCAAAATAATGCGGATTTAGATTTTATTATCAGTGATGAAGATATGATGCTTTTAAAAAATATTAATAAAATTAAAAATTATGGAGAGTTTAGTGTATTTCCGGTATATGGGAAAATTTAA
- a CDS encoding family 1 glycosylhydrolase — MSFPKNFLWGGATAANQCEGAWNEDGRGPALTDVTTGGSVKESRQVTYIDKDGKHCKIVTSEGQVQLPEGAHFACLDECLYPNHDGIDFYHHYKEDIKMFAEMGFKTFRMSISWSRLFPHGDEETPNQKGIEFYRSVFKELRKYNIEPLVTIWHFDTPLYLIEKYGGWSNRKLIKFFDHYARTVFTEFKGLVKYWLTFNEINNTIMGLGLFYEAKEEDYQRAYQHLHHQFVASAHAVKIGHEIDSENKIGCMICGITSYPATCDPKDVLANRHQWEKSIFYCGDVQCFGKYPTYAKRLWDEHNVKLDITEQDLIDLKEGTVDMYTFSYYMSSLITTHEIADAVGGNFTTGARNEYLQYSDWGWAFDPDGLQYYLEMIYDRYQRPLMVVENGLGAFDTVEEDGTIHDDYRIDYYRDHILAMDKAINNGVDLIAYTTWGCIDLVSAGTGEMRKRYGFIYVDKHDDGTGTMKRSPKDSFYWYQKVIQSNGQDLD; from the coding sequence ATGAGTTTTCCAAAGAATTTTTTATGGGGCGGAGCTACTGCTGCGAACCAATGTGAAGGAGCCTGGAATGAAGATGGACGTGGTCCTGCTTTAACAGATGTTACTACAGGAGGATCAGTTAAAGAAAGTAGACAGGTTACTTATATTGACAAGGATGGTAAACATTGTAAGATCGTTACTAGTGAAGGGCAGGTTCAATTACCTGAAGGAGCCCATTTTGCTTGTTTAGATGAATGTTTATACCCTAACCATGATGGTATTGATTTTTATCATCATTATAAAGAAGATATTAAGATGTTTGCGGAAATGGGTTTTAAAACTTTTAGAATGTCTATTTCATGGTCAAGACTATTTCCTCATGGTGATGAAGAGACCCCTAATCAAAAGGGAATCGAATTTTATCGTAGTGTTTTCAAGGAATTAAGAAAATATAATATTGAGCCTTTAGTTACAATTTGGCATTTTGATACACCTTTATATTTAATTGAAAAATATGGAGGATGGTCAAATAGAAAGTTGATCAAGTTTTTTGATCATTATGCACGAACAGTTTTTACAGAGTTTAAAGGTTTAGTTAAATATTGGTTAACTTTTAATGAAATTAATAATACAATCATGGGATTAGGTTTATTCTATGAGGCTAAAGAAGAGGATTATCAACGTGCTTATCAACATTTACATCATCAATTTGTTGCAAGTGCTCATGCGGTTAAGATAGGTCATGAAATTGATTCCGAAAATAAGATTGGTTGTATGATTTGCGGTATTACAAGTTATCCAGCAACATGTGATCCTAAGGATGTTTTAGCAAATCGTCATCAATGGGAAAAATCAATCTTCTATTGCGGTGATGTCCAATGTTTTGGTAAATATCCGACTTATGCTAAACGTTTATGGGATGAACATAATGTTAAATTAGATATTACAGAACAAGATTTAATCGATTTAAAAGAAGGTACTGTTGATATGTATACTTTCTCTTATTATATGTCTTCTTTGATTACAACTCATGAGATTGCTGATGCAGTAGGTGGAAACTTTACAACAGGAGCACGAAATGAATATCTTCAATATTCTGATTGGGGATGGGCGTTTGATCCAGATGGATTACAATATTATCTTGAAATGATTTATGATCGTTATCAAAGGCCATTGATGGTTGTAGAAAATGGTTTAGGAGCTTTTGATACAGTTGAGGAAGATGGAACAATCCATGATGATTATCGTATCGATTATTATCGAGATCATATCTTGGCTATGGATAAAGCAATTAATAATGGTGTTGATTTAATTGCATATACGACTTGGGGCTGTATCGATCTAGTTTCGGCAGGCACTGGTGAAATGAGAAAACGTTATGGTTTTATCTATGTTGATAAACATGATGATGGAACTGGAACGATGAAACGTAGTCCTAAAGATTCTTTCTATTGGTATCAAAAAGTAATACAAAGTAATGGTCAAGATTTAGATTAA
- a CDS encoding LysR family transcriptional regulator yields the protein MEIRILKYFLAVAQEESITKAAEILHTTQPNLSRQLNMLEAEVGKKLFERGSRKVTLTEEGMFLRKRAKEIIDLTERTESELSTYGETTSGDIYIGAPETYVMHSIAEIFKRMHNQYPNIKYHIFSGSTLEVSEQLNKGLLDFAILIEPIDLEKYNYLKLPYTDTWGVLMRRDSPLAKLNAITPEDIKDEPIFLAHQQSSANVLSGWFKEYYRNLNVIGSFNLITTPAMIVESGLGYVFTFDKLINTTGNCNLCFRPLEPNFETGFYLVWKKYQIFSRSAKMFLEELQKVLF from the coding sequence ATGGAAATACGTATTTTAAAATACTTTCTTGCAGTAGCTCAAGAAGAAAGTATCACAAAAGCCGCTGAAATTTTACACACTACCCAGCCAAATTTATCCCGTCAATTAAATATGCTTGAAGCAGAGGTTGGAAAAAAATTATTTGAAAGAGGTAGCCGAAAAGTTACTCTAACAGAAGAAGGGATGTTTCTTAGAAAACGAGCGAAAGAAATAATTGATTTAACTGAACGAACTGAATCAGAACTTAGCACCTATGGGGAAACAACATCCGGTGATATCTATATTGGCGCCCCAGAAACTTATGTAATGCATTCAATTGCTGAAATTTTTAAAAGGATGCACAACCAATACCCTAATATTAAGTATCATATTTTTAGCGGAAGTACTTTAGAAGTTTCAGAACAGTTAAATAAAGGTCTCCTAGACTTTGCCATCTTAATTGAACCAATCGATCTAGAAAAATATAATTATCTTAAGTTACCATATACAGATACTTGGGGTGTACTGATGCGAAGAGATAGTCCATTAGCAAAACTAAATGCAATCACTCCAGAAGATATCAAAGACGAACCTATTTTCCTTGCCCATCAACAATCAAGTGCAAACGTATTATCAGGCTGGTTTAAAGAATATTATCGTAATCTAAATGTGATTGGCAGCTTTAATCTTATCACTACCCCAGCAATGATCGTAGAAAGTGGTTTAGGCTATGTTTTTACATTTGATAAATTAATTAATACAACCGGTAATTGTAACCTCTGCTTCCGACCATTAGAACCAAATTTTGAAACTGGATTTTATCTTGTCTGGAAAAAATATCAAATTTTCAGCCGTTCTGCTAAAATGTTTTTAGAGGAACTGCAAAAAGTTCTATTTTAA
- a CDS encoding MurR/RpiR family transcriptional regulator, producing MLSYNRSVIPIIESAYEELTNVEKNIANYFIDQVEDEDLSSKAVSQRLYVSEASLSRFAKKLGFSGYRQFLFAYQDSHQSSRHLDLLTKQVLNSYQKVLEKTYSLIDNDQMVRIAKMLDEYNRVYIYGIGSSSVVAREFKLRFMRLGLDVDYLAESHSIRMNITRVNQESLVIGISVSGKTEEVIEGLREAKEKGAKTIMLSAARVYEYRSYYDELILIGGLKNLAISDKISPQIPALIVVDILYSHYLNYNNDNKKEKLQMTLEHINYELEE from the coding sequence GTGTTATCTTATAATAGAAGTGTGATTCCAATTATTGAATCAGCTTATGAAGAACTAACGAATGTGGAAAAAAATATTGCTAATTATTTCATTGATCAAGTTGAAGATGAAGATTTATCATCAAAAGCGGTTTCTCAAAGATTATATGTATCTGAAGCATCCTTATCACGGTTTGCTAAAAAGTTAGGGTTTAGTGGATATCGACAATTTCTATTTGCTTATCAAGATTCTCACCAATCAAGCCGGCATTTAGATTTATTAACTAAACAAGTTTTAAACTCTTATCAAAAAGTTTTAGAGAAAACTTATTCATTGATTGATAATGACCAAATGGTTAGAATAGCTAAGATGCTGGATGAATATAATCGAGTTTATATTTATGGAATTGGCTCATCGTCAGTTGTTGCAAGAGAATTTAAATTAAGGTTTATGAGATTAGGATTAGATGTTGATTATTTAGCAGAATCACATTCTATTCGGATGAATATTACCCGAGTAAATCAAGAATCATTAGTGATTGGAATCAGTGTAAGTGGAAAAACCGAAGAAGTTATAGAAGGATTACGAGAAGCAAAAGAAAAAGGAGCTAAAACAATTATGTTATCTGCTGCTCGGGTATATGAATATCGTTCTTATTATGATGAACTGATCTTGATTGGGGGGTTAAAAAATTTAGCTATTTCTGATAAAATCTCACCCCAAATTCCCGCCTTGATCGTGGTTGATATCTTATATTCACATTATCTTAATTATAACAATGATAATAAAAAAGAAAAGCTGCAAATGACATTAGAACATATTAATTATGAATTAGAAGAATAA